The following proteins come from a genomic window of Trifolium pratense cultivar HEN17-A07 linkage group LG4, ARS_RC_1.1, whole genome shotgun sequence:
- the LOC123923251 gene encoding mediator of RNA polymerase II transcription subunit 17, with protein sequence MDEGMELQLSLDKLPIKRLDSIEENGIERFPPDVDYDEKRTSLIRRIDFAWAIEKDEEKKKQKKSSKEPATPWQWQGMVENLQLAHQELSVIIDLINTVEANDAVTVASMTKPKSLPNEALSDLAVCAATKLQCYRKVGKYFKQSAKAFEQQVAREARFYGALIRLQQNWKVKRQRQTSIVPGNEGFTFDLFDNSYDQGAIIRSSLMSTVRVNHDAAGMLAINVSPELCHSLQFGFVGAQPDDMQKKSNENKSHLPDEDSSDETGIESSRDEECVKKTHSLLRDVHKAIFNEQVFDLLNREAFSASTGFTLTGIRENYLQLSLGQGTSVYLSLASSGQDHPTVEGELTNNADNAVSPLESSDILMHDAQQNTLKKKGQNSNSTCYEIYIQQIYHEHIFGRGSEKPISSGNRLSGAQANDGSSLLGHFSMSLSHRIFSSKILAELENVVFKVPYLQLISNPTWYSRGSSWTLFMEVPPSILRGCQIKASENATKRQFWTKVVVIDDCINVKAEGSPNVSGLFKGKSVDTHSINQYDCNLADLPVIILQQVASQIINWLYHEALMVGIKANRDFLCLSFELEQGETLALVANVDPEDNDGCISWSLVMEDSFAEVQKLHTNNTDDASEYRKFLGPLSLDLLYATLIDLISFVSGGGGCQ encoded by the exons ATGGATGAGGGCATGGAGTTGCAACTCTCCCTTGACAAGCTCCCGATCAAGCGCTTGGATTCCATTGAAGAAAACGGAATTGAACGATTCCCTCC AGACGTGGATTACGATGAAAAACGAACCTCTCTGATTAGGCGAATTGACTTCGCTTGGGCCATTGAGAAGGATGAGGAAAagaagaagcagaagaagaGCTCAAAGGAGCCCGCAACACCATGGCAATGGCAGggcatggtggagaatttgcaGTTGGCTCATCAGGAGCTTTCTGTCATCATAGATCTCATCAATACT GTGGAAGCAAATGATGCAGTAACTGTGGCTAGCATGACAAAGCCAAAATCATTACCAAATGAAGCTTTGTCCGACCTTGCTGTATGTGCAGCCACCAAGCTTCAATGCTACCGT AAAGTTGGGAAATATTTCAAGCAATCTGCCAAAGCTTTTGAGCAGCAGGTTGCTCGGGAAGCTAGGTTTTATGGTGCCCTTATCAG ATTGCAGCAAAACTGGAAAGTAAAACGGCAACGGCAGACATCTATAGTTCCAGGAAATGAAGGCTTCACTTTTGACCTCTTTGATAACTCATATGACCAAGGAGCTATTATTCGGTCATCGCTTATGTCCACTGTTCGTGTCAATCATGATGCAGCTGGGATGCTGGCAATAAATGTGTCTCCCGAATTATGTCATTCTCTCCAATTTGGTTTTGTCGGTGCACAACCAGATGATATGCAGAAGAAATCTAATGAAAACAAATCCCACTTACCTGATGAGGATAGCTCGGATGAAACTGGCATAGAATCTTCACGTGATGAGGAATGTGTGAAGAAAACACATTCTCTCCTTCGTGATGTACATAAAGCAATTTTCAATGAGCAg GTGTTTGATCTGCTGAATCGCGAAGCATTTAGCGCATCTACCGGTTTCACTCTGACTGGAATACGGGAAAATTATTTACAATTAAGTTTAGGTCAAGGAACCTCTGTGTACTTATCACTAGCTTCCTCTGGTCAAGATCATCCTACAGTTGAAGGTGAACTTACCAATAATGCAGATAATGCGGTTTCACCTTTGGAATCATCTGACATATTGATGCATGATGCCCAACAAAATACCCTTAAGAAGAAAGGGCAGAATTCTAATTCTACCTGTTATGAGATTTACATTCAACAGATTTATCACGAGCATATATTTGGAAGAGGCAGCGAAAAACCAATTTCCTCTGGTAATCGTTTATCTGGTGCACAGGCAAACGATGGATCGAGTCTTCTTGGTCATTTTTCTATGTCTTTGTCTCATAGGATCTTTTCAAGTAAAATTCTTGCAGAGCTGGAAAATGTG GTCTTCAAGGTCCCATATCTCCAACTAATTTCCAATCCTACATGGTATTCTCGAGGGTCATCATGGACCCTATTCATGGAGGTTCCTCCATCTATTCTTCGTGGTTGCCAAATCAAAGCATCAGAAAATGCTACCAAGCGTCAGTTTTGGACTAAGGTTGTGGTAATCGATGATTGCATCAATGTTAAAGCAGAAGGTTCTCCTAATGTGTCAGGCCTGTTCAAGGGAAAGTCTGTGGATACCCACTCAATAAACCAATATGATTGCAACTTAGCTGATCTTCCTGTGATTATTTTGCAGCAG GTTGCTAGCCAAATTATTAATTGGCTATATCATGAAGCTCTTATGGTTGGGATAAAGGCAAACCGGGACTTCTTATGCTTGTCGTTTGAGCTGGAGCAGGGCGAAACACTCGCCCTGGTTGCAAATGTGGATCCAGAAGATAATGATGGTTGTATATCTTGGTCGTTAGTCATGGAGGATAGTTTTGCGGAGGTGCAAAAGCTTCATACCAACAACACCGACGATGCATCTGAATACAGGAAATTCCTAGGTCCCTTGTCTCTTGATTTATTATATGCTACCCTAATAGATTTAATTTCCTTTGTTAGTGGTGGCGGCGGCTGTCAATGA
- the LOC123923435 gene encoding glyoxylase I 4-like, translated as MGNPLQLKSLNHISLVCRSLEKSVDFYVNVLGFFPIKRPSSFNFNGAWLFNYGIGIHLLQSDDPESMTKNDLHINPKDNHISFQCESMGAVENKLQQMKIEYVKNRVEENGIYVDQLFFHDPNGTMIEICNCDNIPIVPLSENKVWSCSRFNCNIQNQQQQQHIQQMIPM; from the exons ATGGGCAATCCCTTGCAGCTCAAATCATTGAATCACATCTCATTGGTGTGTAGATCATTAGAGAAGTCAGTTGATTTTTATGTCAACGTTCTTGGCTTCTTTCCTATCAAGAGGCCTAGCTCCTTCAACTTCAATGGTgcatg GTTGTTTAATTATGGTATTGGCATACACCTCCTCCAATCAGATGACCCAGAAAGTATGACCAAGAATGATCTTCACATTAATCCAAAGGACAACCACATTTCTTTCCAA TGTGAAAGTATGGGAGCAGTGGAGAATAAACTGCAGCAAATGAAGATAGAGTATGTGAAGAACAGAGTAGAGGAAAATGGAATCTATGTTGATCAGTTATTCTTCCATGACCCAAATGGCACTATGATTGAAATATGCAATTGTGACAATATTCCAATTGTACCTTTATCAGAAAACAAAGTGTGGTCTTGTTCACGCTTCAATTGCAATATTCAAaatcagcagcagcagcagcataTTCAACAAATGATCCCAATGTAg
- the LOC123921864 gene encoding uncharacterized protein LOC123921864 has protein sequence MANQEKQYKKGFMYIYKIGTGNQRKKELEEHGVVEKEKKLSSSRSWLQRIRNPMSRSYNHNHKELNINGGFVEARNSTSCLELETRGGYIEGRNSVSCIEASSSPAITRGIIVEEGRKSVSYVETKLAAEEKLGKFVEARKSVSQIETLSSVIEYLQVKVLVSDMPSFMQVNAFRCARNTYDSLEEFSSKHIAHNIKKEFDKAYGPVWHCIVGPSFGSFVTHSTGCFLYFSMENLYILLFKTKVKKASV, from the exons ATGGCTAACCAAGAAAAGCAATACAAGAAAGGGTTCATGTATATTTACAAAATTGGCACAGGAAaccaaagaaagaaagagtTAGAAGAACATGGTGTTgttgagaaagaaaagaaactatCAAGTTCAAGAAGTTGGTTGCAAAggataagaaatccaatgagtAGAAGttataatcataatcacaaagaGTTGAACATTAATGGAGGATTTGTTGAGGCAAGAAATTCAACATCATGTTTAGAGTTAGAAACAAGAGGAGGGTATATAGAAGGAAGAAATTCAGTGTCTTGTATAGAAGCATCATCATCACCAGCAATAACAAGAGGAATCATAGTTGAGGAGGGAAGAAAATCAGTGTCTTATGTTGAAACAAAGTTAGCAGCAGAAGAAAAGTTAGGTAAATTTGTTGAGGCAAGAAAATCAGTGTCACAAATTGAAACATTGTCATCTGTAATTGAATATCTTCAAGTTAAGGTTTTGGTCTCAGACATGCCAAGTTTCATGCAAGTGAATGCTTTTCGTTGTGCAAGAAACACATATGATAGTCTTGAGGAGTTTAGCTCTAAACACATAGCTCATAACATAAAGAAG GAATTTGATAAAGCATATGGTCCGGTATGGCATTGCATTGTAGGACCAAGTTTTGGTTCTTTTGTGACACATTCAACGgggtgttttctttatttttcaatggaaaatttatatattctacTGTTCAAGACCAAAGTTAAGAAGGCTTCGGTTTAA
- the LOC123921717 gene encoding uncharacterized protein At1g15400, giving the protein MAELQKSLASFRRQGSSGLVWDDKFLSGLNQNQLEEQQQQQQSTTAGSTLERSRSAGARVPYRSVNVAPPTRDPPSPKVATCGFCGLFGKPVAAANTHNPKSRKRR; this is encoded by the coding sequence atggCTGAGCTGCAGAAATCATTAGCATCATTCAGGAGACAAGGTTCATCAGGATTAGTCTGGGATGATAAATTCTTGTCTGGTCTAAATCAGAACCAACtagaagaacaacaacaacaacaacagagTACTACTGCTGGATCAACGTTGGAAAGAAGCAGATCAGCTGGAGCAAGAGTACCATATAGGTCGGTCAACGTTGCACCACCAACAAGGGACCCACCTTCTCCTAAGGTTGCAACATGTGGTTTTTGTGGTTTGTTTGGAAAACCTGTGGCTGCTGCTAACACACATAATCCAAAGTCAAGAAAAAGAAGGTGA
- the LOC123923105 gene encoding zinc finger CCCH domain-containing protein 32-like, protein MDEDLLKRNTDCVYFLASPLTCKKGAECEYRHHEIARLNPRDCWYWLSGNCLNPTCAFRHPPLDGHTGVPSEPAQSSLPATANKTMVPCYFFFNGFCNKGNRCSFLHGNDASLLAVKPLKNDNVKPLKNDNGNINALNNLENKTSSGNKTVASKPSETHFDQPLSSPKALSDIKLQPKEDLQLPLPKNVKQKDDCLELSAFDHKEAPLTRSDSPSPDDSFAHNMSHSSTEQSSEEQQDSHVEPEERWESSPGFDVLVHDESGNLGYENDSEYLPVLDMDDHELNEQYLGYELKNTDEYNTMCSDADILYEQGTCDDYRCFDRDFTSASERKVCGYSREIVLDSMFSRKRVRMSAAEMAAYDSDLDLRDHLRRRRGVNGPPVTGFVRRHESSSLMVRNRERHQRQGIGQQQNIRLTSQLGFGSIREVEDLSIANKQRLFRPSQQNRPRNLYREKPAKQPFHSSKKKVSRKPVVKQQNFIQESGTFSGPKTLAEIKEEKMKKAGQSSQCESSSAGFQDPKPLHEILKDRRTVD, encoded by the exons ATGGACGAAGATTTGTTGAAGCGTAACACCGATTGCGTTTATTTCTTGGCTTCACCCCTCACTTGCAAGAAG GGTGCAGAGTGTGAGTATAGGCACCATGAGATTGCAAGGCTTAACCCGAGGGATTGTTGGTACTGGTTATCGGGGAATTGTCTTAATCCCACTTGTGCTTTTAGACACCCT CCATTGGATGGGCACACTGGAGTACCATCTGAACCTGCGCAATCTTCGTTACCTGCAACTGCAAATAAGACAATGGTTCCCTGTTATTTCTTCTTCAATGGGTTTTGCAATAAAGGTAACAGATGCTCATTTTTGCACGGGAATGATGCTAGCTTGCTCGCTGTAAAGCCTTTGAAGAATGACAATGTAAAGCCTCTGAAGAATGACAATGGAAACATTAATGCACTCAACAACTTAGAAAACAAAACTTCATCGGGAAATAAAACAGTTGCATCAAAACCAAGTGAAACACATTTTGACCAACCTTTATCTTCTCCAAAAGCTTTGTCTGATATTAAACTTCAGCCTAAGGAAGATCTTCAGCTGCCATTACCCAAAAATGTTAAACAGAAAGATGATTGCTTGGAATTATCTGCTTTTGACCATAAAGAAGCTCCCTTGACCCGGTCAGACTCTCCGTCACCAGATGACAGCTTTGCTCATAACATGTCTCATTCAAGTACTGAGCAGAGTTCAGAGGAGCAGCAAGACAGTCATGTAGAGCCTGAGGAGCGATGGGAATCCTCGCCTGGATTTGATGTTCTTGTTCATGATGAATCTGGGAACCTGGGTTATGAGAATGATTCTGAATATTTGCCAGTGCTTGATATGGATGACCATGAACTGAATGAGCAATACTTGGGGTATGAACTTAAAAATACAGATGAGTACAATACCATGTGCTCGGACGCTGATATTCTGTATGAACAGGGAACATGTGATGATTACAGATGTTTTGATAGAGATTTTACTAGTGCCAGTGAAAGGAAAGTTTGTGGTTATTCCAGAGAGATAGTTTTAGATTCTATGTTTTCCAGGAAAAGGGTTCGGATGTCAGCTGCTGAGATGGCTGCTTATGACTCTGACTTAGATCTACGTGACCATCTGAGAAGACGCAGAGGGGTCAATGGCCCCCCTGTCACAGGTTTCGTAAGAAGACATGAGTCGTCTTCTTTAATGGTTCGAAACCGGGAAAGGCATCAAAGGCAAGGCATTGGTCAGCAGCAAAACATAAGATTAACATCACAATTAGGATTTGGTTCAATCAGAGAGGTTGAAGATCTTTCAATTGCTAACAAGCAGAGATTATTTAGGCCTTCCCAACAAAATAGGCCAAGAAATCTTTATAGAGAAAAACCAGCTAAACAGCCATTTCAttcttctaaaaaaaaagtatccaGGAAACCAGTTGTGAAGCAACAGAACTTTATCCAGGAATCTGGTACATTTTCAGGGCCCAAGACTCTTGCAGAAATAAAAgaagagaagatgaagaaagcTGGTCAAAGTTCACAATGTGAAAGCTCCTCAGCTGGTTTTCAGGATCCCAAGCCTCTGCATGAAATTCTTAAAGACAGAAGGACCGTGGATTGA
- the LOC123923106 gene encoding NADH-cytochrome b5 reductase-like protein — MAAFLRRFANSTPIAFAAQSKSSRTNFHLPFTAIAAISGGFSYLYYSSSPNLVHSDQIAEEDIKPQNIALVPDKWVEFKLQDTARVSQNTNLYRFSFDPTKKLGLDVASCIVTRAPLGQDAEGKPKYVVRPYTPISDPESKGYFDLLIKVYPEGKMSQHFASLKPGDVVEVKGPIEKFRYTPNMKKSIGMIAGGSGITPMLQVIEAILKNSDDKTQISLIYANISPDDILLQQKLDILAASHPNLKIFYTVDNPTKNWKGGVGYISKDMVVKGLPAPSDDTLVLVCGPPGMMKHISGEKAKDWTQGEVSGILKEAGYTEQMVYKF; from the exons ATGGCGGCTTTCTTAAGAAGATTCGCAAACTCAACTCCGATCGCATTCGCCGCCCAATCCAAATCCTCCCGTACTAATTTCCACCTACCCTTCACCGCTATCGCCGCCATTTCCGGCGGATTCTCATATCTCTACTACTCTTCCTCTCCCAATCTG gttcattcagATCAAATCGCTGAAGAGGATATTAAACCTCAAAATATCG ctCTGGTTCCTGATAAATGGGTTGAATTTAAGCTGCAAGATACTGCCAGGGTCAGTCAAAATACCAACTTATACAG GTTTTCATTTGATCCCACTAAGAAGTTGGGTTTGGATGTTGCTTCTTGCATTGTTACAAG GGCTCCATTGGGACAAGATGCTGAAGGAAAACCAAAATATGTCGTTCGTCC GTATACCCCTATATCAGATCCAGAATCCAAGGgatattttgatttgttaatcaAG GTGTATCCTGAAGGAAAAATGAGCCAGCATTTTGCAAGCTTAAAACCAGGTGATGTGGTTGAAGTGAAAGG GCCCATTGAAAAGTTCAGATATACTCCTAATATGAAGAAGAGCATTGGCATG ATTGCTGGTGGCTCAGGAATTACTCCTATGCTTCAGGTAATTGAAGCTATATTGAAGAATTCTGATGACAAAACTCAG ATATCATTGATTTATGCTAATATCTCCCCAGATGACATACTGCTTCAACAGAAGCTTGACATTCTAGCAGCAAGCCACCCAAACTTAAAG ATATTCTACACCGTAGACAATCCAACAAAAAATTGGAAAGGAGGTGTAGGTTACATATCGAAGGATATGGTTGTGAAAGGCTTACCTGCTCCTAGTGATGATACTCTTGTACTT GTTTGTGGTCCCCCTGGGATGATGAAACATATATCCGGTGAAAAGGCCAAGGACTGGACACAAGGAGAg gTATCTGGGATACTCAAAGAAGCTGGGTACACTGAACAAATGGTTTAcaaattttga